GATAAGCCCTTTCATGTGCCTCTCTAAGATCTCTTCCCTTGGCAGTCACCCCAAGAACACGCCCCCCAGCAGCAATCAAGTTCCCATCTGAATCTAATGCAGTTCCAGCATGAAATACAACAACAGATGGAGCAACATTCTCTGCTTCATCAAGGTTCGCAATCACGCTTCCCTTCTCGTATGGCCCCGGATACCCTTTACTAGCCATTACAACAACCATTGCTGACCCCGCCGACCACTCCAAAGATACTTCACTTAACTGTCCTTTACAAGCAGCAAGTAGAACTTGTGCCAGATCAGACTCCAACCTAACCATCAAAACCTGACACTCTGGATCACCAAAGCGGACGTTGTACTCAATTAGCTTAGGTAATCCAGACTTCTTCTCAATCATGAGCCCAGCATATAGAACCCCAACAAACTTGCAGCCCTCTGCTGACATTCCTTTCACTGTAGGGAAAATGATGGATTTCATGACTACATCTTGAAGTTCTTTTGTCAGGATGGGGGCGGGTGAGTATGCACCCATTCCACCAGTATTAGGTCCTGTATCACCATCCCCAACCCGTTTATGGTCCTGGGCAGATTCCAGAGGTATAGCATTCTCTCCATCGACTAGCGCAAAGAAAGACACTTCTTCCCCTTCCAAATATTCCTCAATAACTACACGACAACCTGCAGAACCAAAGGCATCATTTACAAGCATTGAATCAACAGCTTCAAGAGCCTCATCCAAAGTCATTGCAACAATAACTCCTTTTCCAGCAGCCAATCCATCTGCTTTAACAACAATAGGTACCCCTTGCTCTTTTATGTATTGCTTTGCAGCAGATGGGTCTGTAAATGTTCGATACTTAGCAGTAGGTATTCCATACTTGTCACACAAACTTTTCATAAAATTCTTGGATCCTTCCAAAGCAGCAGCCTCAGAGGACGGGCCAAAAGCATAAATTCCAGCCTTAAGCAGATCATTCACAAGACCTGCAACAAGAGGGGCCTCTGGTCCCACAACAACAAGCCCCACACCCCATTTCCGGCAGAAGGAAATCACAGCTGAGCTATCAAATACGTCAAGGTCAGAAATACAAGTGGCAACCCCGGAGCTGGAAATCCCAACGTTGCCAGGAGCACAAAAAACTGCATCACAAGTAGGGGAACGCTTCAACGCATAGCAAAGAGCATGTTCCCTCCCCCCTCCACCAACAACCAAAACAGTCACCCTCTCCTCTTCCGGAGCAGCATTACTAGTTCTTGCACATAAGGAAACACACGACCGCAATTTGTACGCACAGCACGTGAGAGGGCTATACACTCCACCGCTGTTGAGATGGCGAGAGCCATTAGGTTGGGCAAAGGATATGAAAGGCTTTGGGGAGCTAATGCCGCTGCGAGTGTAGCTGTTGAGTTTCGGCAGAGTAGCAGCTCCAACCAGGTTCAATGTAGCACAACCCATTCTAAACGATACCGAAAATTTTCCTCTCCTCTTTCTTTTCTCTTCTTCTTGAACAATCAATCCCTCCCTGGCGTTTAACCATTAATCATTTTATATATGCTTCTATGTATTTGCTGTGATTCAAATTGAAACTAGGGCAAAATACTCATCCGAATTCAACCTCATCAAGATTAAGCTAAACATGATAATAAACTATATCCTAATCAAGATCCAAAACGCAACAGAGAAAAGCATGCAGGTTGAAATTGGAAGCAAATCGAATGCAGAATCAGAAAAAGGTTTGAATTAGATACCTGAAAATTCCGAGGGAGCTGAGCTGCGGCGAATCCTTAGGGTTCCGAGAAGGGCTGACGTGGCTGTAGAGGCGGAGACGGAGCACGAGGATTACGGAGTGTGCTGAAATTAGGGTAAAGCTTCGAGGAGGAAAGAAGGAGGAGGAGGAGGAGAGTGGAGTTGTGACTGGGATTAGTAGTAGGGATGGCTGTGTGGGGTTCGGGTCAGGCGGGTTTAACCCGAAGTTTGGGTTAGGTCAAGTGGGATTAGTGGGCTTAGCGGGATTCATGTAAGCCTTGGGCTTAACGGCCCAATGGTAGATATTCATAGTTTGCGAAAAAAAATAATAATAATGGCTGTGGTTACTGGTTAGGCACAGAGATGAAACTGGCTTGTCACACTTATGTTAATTTGTTTATGTGCATCGTTAAATCAGTGTGATAAATGTTGTCCTCAATTTGAACGTGACACCAATATGTGTGTCATTGTGTCTATATATACATGTCATCTGTGATGTGTATGTATTCATCTTATAGTTTGTAACAAAAAATGAAATTTATCTGACTTGATCTTGAGGTATTAGAGGTAATTAAATGTATTTTATTATAAGGTCAGTTCATGAATGAAGAGTAACATTCAGGTGTCCAAGTATGCTTCATCTCGAACTTTTGGTCTTTCGGACATCTTCTTAAACCACTTCGGTACGTTGTATTATTGCAAAACGCCAAAAACACCGACAACATGTAGTTATGAAAAGTAAACTTCGGTTTTTCTTTAAGCATAGAAGCTTCATTTGTATGTATTTTGCCGTTTATTCCGGTTCAAACCAAGAATTGAAATAGATTAGCAAATTAGCAAACAACATAGCTAATGATTGTACTTATGAATCATTTGATCATACCATGTATAGCAAATTAGCAAACAACACAGCATAGCACCCGCCTCTCTAAAATTCTATACATGAACTGAAACTAAATATTAGATTGAACCTGCTAAATTGTGAGGCTTTATTTGGGATTACAGATTCATTCCTACACATCGAAAATCAAAAAACCAGAAGACTACTTTACAAGTTCTAACACCTTAACGGGAATTCTTACAAGCGTCCCCTTGCAAAGTTCAATGATTCTTACAATCACTAAAGCAACATATACAAACAACCACAAAGTCTTTCCAGTGCAAAGCGATATCTCAACATATACAATTAAGGATGCATAACTACACCAATTTAGCCGACAAATGCTTTGGAATTTTCAATCCCTCTAAACCGACGTCTTGGTGGCTATACTGAATCTGAATATGAACCAGAAGCAGCAGCTTCTCTCGAATGTGACACCAAGCTTTGCATATGTATATTTATACGAATTTAGCTTCTCTACTTAGATTTATGCTCTTGGATTTACTTAGATGACTTATAACCATTAGATTGAGTATAATCTAAGACTAGCATGTCATCCGTATGTCATCCTTATTTCATCTAATGACTATAAGCAAATGCAAACAACTTAAATCCAAGCAGAGAATTCAGATCCTATTTATACATGTGTCTGCATGTTTTCATCTTATAGAAGTTAACCTTAAGATATTAGGGATTTATTGTTTTGGTTTTTCCCTAGAATAACCATATTACATACCTTATATATGTAGTTAGGCACTGAATGATTGAAATGAAACTGGCTTGTCACACTTATGTTAATTTGTTTATGTGCATCGTTAAATCAGTGTGATATATGTTGTCCTCAATTTGAACGTGACACCAATATGTGTCATTGTGTCTATATATATACATGTCTTCATCTTATAATTTGTAACAAAAATGAAATTTATCTGAGTTGATCTTGGGATATTAGAGGTAATTAAATGTATTTTATCGACATCTCTCACCTAAAAGTGTTTGGTTGTGTTTGCTTCGTTCACATACAACCTAATAAAAGAGGAAAACTTGATCCTTGGGCTGAAAAGTGTGTGTTTTTAGGGTATTCATCCACTCAAAAGGGATACAAATGCTACAGCCCCTCCTCTAACAAGATCATTGTTTCCAGGGATGTTAGATTTGATGAAAATACTTCTTTCTTTGCTGGAAAATCAGATGGTTATAGTCAGGGGGAGTCTTTGTTTGATTTGTTTCCAACTCCCAGCATTCTATTTTATGAGGATGGCAATGTGCCTTCCAATCCTCCTGCTGTAGTAACAAAAGTTTAAGACTTAAGTCCTGATCCTAAGTGTGATCAAGCTGATGTGCAACTTGTTGTTGAACAAGTTCAACCTAGTCCAGTGGTCATTCGAATGAATCCCCCACAAGCAAGAGGACCTCCAGCAAGGCTTAAGGATTATGTGACTTACACAGCAAGGTATCTAATGACAACCTTTATTTCTTATAAGAAATTTTCTGCTTCTCATGATGCATTCCTTAGCACTCTTGATGTTGCTCATGAACCTCAAAGCTATGATGAAGCAAATCAG
Above is a window of Fragaria vesca subsp. vesca linkage group LG7, FraVesHawaii_1.0, whole genome shotgun sequence DNA encoding:
- the LOC101297972 gene encoding phosphoribosylamine--glycine ligase, chloroplastic-like — translated: MGCATLNLVGAATLPKLNSYTRSGISSPKPFISFAQPNGSRHLNSGGVYSPLTCCAYKLRSCVSLCARTSNAAPEEERVTVLVVGGGGREHALCYALKRSPTCDAVFCAPGNVGISSSGVATCISDLDVFDSSAVISFCRKWGVGLVVVGPEAPLVAGLVNDLLKAGIYAFGPSSEAAALEGSKNFMKSLCDKYGIPTAKYRTFTDPSAAKQYIKEQGVPIVVKADGLAAGKGVIVAMTLDEALEAVDSMLVNDAFGSAGCRVVIEEYLEGEEVSFFALVDGENAIPLESAQDHKRVGDGDTGPNTGGMGAYSPAPILTKELQDVVMKSIIFPTVKGMSAEGCKFVGVLYAGLMIEKKSGLPKLIEYNVRFGDPECQVLMVRLESDLAQVLLAACKGQLSEVSLEWSAGSAMVVVMASKGYPGPYEKGSVIANLDEAENVAPSVVVFHAGTALDSDGNLIAAGGRVLGVTAKGRDLREAHERAYQGVEQINWPGGFYRRDIGWRALALLKDSFVTSG